From one Xyrauchen texanus isolate HMW12.3.18 chromosome 17, RBS_HiC_50CHRs, whole genome shotgun sequence genomic stretch:
- the LOC127658258 gene encoding retinol-binding protein 1-like, with amino-acid sequence MSKPDYTGVYHLVSQDNFDEYLAALDVNYALRKIVCILKPSKHIEHDVNTGKMNIKTATTFRNFDMDFTLGQEFTEDLGPVDGRKCQTTVDWEGDKLVCVQQGEKEGRGWTHWLEGNILHLELRAQGVTAKQVFKKSE; translated from the exons ATGTCTAAACCTGATTATACTGGCGTTTACCACTTGGTTTCCCAGGACAATTTCGATGAATATCTGGCGGCTTTGG ATGTTAATTATGCATTAAGGAAAATCGTCTGCATTCTGAAACCCAGTAAACATATTGAGCATGATGTGAACACTGGCAAGATGAACATAAAGACAGCCACTACCTTTAGGAACTTCGACATGGATTTTACTCTGGGACAGGAATTCACAGAGGACCTTGGGCCGGTCGATGGGCGAAAGTGCCAG ACCACAGTGGACTGGGAGGGTGATAAACTGGTGTGCGTGCAGCAAGGAGAGAAAGAGGGTAGAGGGTGGACACACTGGTTGGAGGGAAACATTCTCCATTTG GAGCTGAGAGCTCAGGGTGTAACTGCCAAGCAAGTCTTTAAGAAGTCTGAGTGA